The proteins below come from a single Desulfovibrio sp. Huiquan2017 genomic window:
- the smpB gene encoding SsrA-binding protein SmpB produces MAKKKNKTLSPDTIAVNKQARRLYEILETFEAGISLVGSEVKSLRAGQVSFKDGYVSFRRDSAFLVGVHIAPYEKTGVYDQHDPERPRRLLLHKHEITELQAKTEQKGLTVMPMKMYFSRGKVKVQLGLGRGKNVHSKKQDLKDRDIARDTQRQLAAYK; encoded by the coding sequence ATGGCCAAGAAAAAAAACAAGACCCTCTCGCCCGACACCATCGCGGTCAACAAACAGGCCCGCCGCCTCTATGAGATCCTTGAGACCTTCGAGGCGGGCATCTCCCTGGTCGGCTCAGAGGTCAAATCCCTGCGCGCCGGACAGGTCTCCTTCAAGGATGGCTACGTCTCCTTCCGCCGGGACTCCGCTTTTCTGGTGGGCGTGCACATCGCGCCCTACGAGAAGACCGGCGTCTACGACCAGCACGACCCGGAACGTCCCCGCCGCCTGCTTCTGCACAAGCACGAGATCACCGAGCTTCAGGCCAAGACCGAACAAAAAGGCCTGACCGTGATGCCCATGAAGATGTATTTCAGCCGGGGCAAGGTGAAGGTCCAGCTCGGCCTCGGGCGCGGCAAGAACGTCCACTCCAAGAAGCAGGACCTCAAGGATCGCGACATCGCCCGGGACACGCAGCGGCAACTGGCCGCGTACAAGTAG
- a CDS encoding ribonuclease HII: MAQVLLFGGRQYAPAEIAGVDEAGRGCLAGPVVAGACVLPKAYDLPGLNDSKKLTAAKREMLYPLIRAQAVAWGLGVAWPWEIDEINILQATFRAMGRAVRAMKVEPRFLRIDGDKLIPNHALERDIPQECVVQGDGKVPAISAASVLAKTFRDRLMVRLAARYPGYGLSKHMGYGTKAHVEAIRTLGPCRLHRLTFRKVRPEDKPQVQAKLF; the protein is encoded by the coding sequence GCCCGCGGAGATCGCGGGGGTGGACGAGGCCGGGCGGGGGTGTCTGGCCGGGCCCGTGGTGGCCGGGGCGTGCGTATTGCCCAAGGCATATGATTTGCCCGGGCTGAACGACTCCAAGAAGCTGACTGCCGCCAAACGGGAGATGCTCTACCCGCTCATCCGCGCCCAGGCCGTGGCCTGGGGGCTGGGCGTGGCCTGGCCGTGGGAGATCGATGAAATCAATATCCTGCAAGCCACCTTCCGGGCCATGGGCCGGGCCGTGCGGGCCATGAAGGTCGAGCCGCGTTTCCTGCGTATCGACGGCGACAAACTCATTCCGAACCACGCCCTTGAACGCGACATTCCCCAGGAGTGCGTGGTCCAGGGCGACGGCAAGGTTCCGGCCATTTCCGCAGCCTCGGTCCTGGCCAAGACCTTCCGCGACCGCCTCATGGTCCGGCTGGCCGCGCGCTATCCCGGCTACGGTCTGTCCAAGCACATGGGCTACGGCACCAAGGCCCACGTCGAGGCCATCCGGACGCTCGGCCCCTGCCGTCTCCACCGGCTGACCTTCCGGAAGGTCAGGCCCGAGGACAAGCCGCAGGTCCAGGCGAAGCTATTCTGA